In a genomic window of Lathamus discolor isolate bLatDis1 chromosome 4, bLatDis1.hap1, whole genome shotgun sequence:
- the DIS3 gene encoding exosome complex exonuclease RRP44: MQTSRTFVKRTRAGAVVKVVREHYLRDDIACGAAACRRCPPRPDAPAPSLQAQPGGAASSLWPGPHYLLPDTNVVLHQIDILEDPVIKNVIVLQTVLQEVRNRSTPVYKRIRDVIQTPEKHFYSFTNEHHRETYIEQKKGETSNDRNDRAIRVAVKWYSEHLKKIEDEEKIQVIFLTNDRINKEKAVEEGITAYTCEEYIKSLVANPELVDRLACVSDEGKEIESGKIIFPEHIPLSKLQQGIKSGNYLQGTYRASRDNYLEATVWVHGDAEEKEIIIQGLKHLNRAVHEDIVAVELLPKGEWVALSSVVLQDDGQNEDDIETEEEKENILKTSVSKDMLRPTGKVVGIIKRNWRPLCGMLSKSEIKEARRHLFTPADRRIPRIRIETRQADKLEGQRIIVAIDGWPRNSRYPNGHFVKNLGSAGDKETETEVLLLEHDVPHQPFSQAVLSCLPKMPWSITEQDMKHREDLRHLCICSVDPPGCTDIDDALHCREIENGNIEVGVHIADVSHFIRPGNALDEESVKRGTTVYLCEKRIDMVPELLSSNLCSLRSDVDRLAFSCIWEMNHKAEILKTRFTKSVIKSKASLTYAEAQMRIDSATMNDDITTSLRKLNKLAKIMKKRRIDNGALTLSSPEVRFHMDSETHDPIDLQTKELKETNSMVEEFMLLANISVAQKIHSEFPEFALLRKHPAPPPSNYDILVKAAKSKNLEIKTDSAKALAESLDKAESPTFPYLNTLLRILTTRCMMQAVYFCSGMDNDFHHYGLASPIYTHFTSPIRRYADIIVHRLLAVAIGADDTYPELRDKHKIADMCKNLNYRHKMAQYAQRASVAFHTQLFFKSKGVVNEDAYILFVRKNAIVVLIPKYGLEGTVFFEEKGKPTPRLDYNNEVPSLTVEDTTLCVFDKVKVNIMLDASNIQHQKIQMVLVEPKIQGNDVPANLSTETSSNSEPEKKKRKLQK, translated from the exons ATGCAGACCTCGCGGACGTTCGTGAAGCGCACGCGGGCGGGCGCCGTCGTGAAGGTGGTGCGCGAGCACTACCTGCGTGACGACATCGCGTGCGGCGCCGCCGcctgccgccgctgcccgccgcGGCCTGACGCGCCCGCGCCCAGCCTCCAGGCGCAGCCCGGCGGTGCCGCCAGCAGCCTCTGGCCCGGCCCGCACTACCTCCTGCCCGACACCAACGTCGTCCTTCACCAG ATTGATATACTTGAAGATCCTGTCATTAAGAATGTCATTGTGCTACAGACCGTCTTACAAGAAGTCAGGAATCGGAGTACACCAGTATACAAGCGAATTAGGGACGTGATTCAAACCcctgaaaaacatttctattcTTTCACCAATGAACATCATAG AGAAACATACATAgagcagaagaaaggagaaacttCTAATGACCGCAATGACAGAGCCATTCGAGTAGCAGTAAAATGGTACAGTGAGCACTTGAAGAAAATAGAGGATGAAGAGAAGATTCAAGTTATCTTTTTAACAAATGACAGAATTAATAAGGAGAAAGCTGTAGAGGAAGGGATAACTGCATATACAT GTGAGGAATATATAAAAAGCTTGGTAGCTAATCCAGAGCTTGTAGATCGTCTTGCTTGTGTATCTGATGAAGGg aaagaaatagaaagtggaaaaataattttcccagAACATATTCCTCTTAGCAAATTGCAGCAAGGGATAAAATCTGGTAATTACCTCCAAGGAACTTACAGGGCAAGCAGAGATAATTATCTTGAAGCTACTGTTTGGGTTCATggagatgctgaagaaaaagag ataattATACAAGGATTGAAACATTTAAAtcgagcagttcatgaagataTTGTAGCTGTGGAGCTGTTGCCAAAAGGTGAATGGGTGGCACTGTCCTCAGTGGTCTTGCAAGATGATGGCCAAAATGAAGATGACATTGAAactgaggaggagaaagaaaacatt CTGAAGACTTCTGTTAGCAAGGACATGCTGAGACCTACAGGAAAAGTAGTGGGAATTATAAAACGAAACTGGCGACCACTTTGTGGCATGCTTTCCAAGTCAGAAATCAAAGAG GCAAGGCGCCATTTGTTCACACCAGCTGATCGTAGAATTCCTCGCATTCGAATAGAAACAAGACAAGCGGATAAATTGGAAGGACAAAGAATAATTGTTGCTATTGACGGCTGGCCCAGGAATTCCAGGTATCCTAAT GGTCATTTTGTAAAGAACTTGGGAAGTGCTGGAGATAAAGAGACCGAGACAGAAGTTCTTCTGCTTGAACATGATGTCCCTCATCAGCCTTTTTCCCAGGCTGTCCTTAGTTGCCTACCAAAAATGCCATGGAGCATTACAGAACag gatATGAAACACAGGGAGGACTTAAGGCATCTGTGTATTTGTAGCGTTGATCCTCCTGGCTGTACAGATATTGATGACGCATTACATTGTAGAGAaatagaaaatggaaatatagaG GTTGGTGTACATATTGCAGATGTCAGCCATTTCATTCGTCCAGGAAATGCTTTGGATGAGGAGTCAGTAAAAAGAGGAACAACAGTATATCTGTGTGAAAAA AGGATTGATATGGTTCCAGAGTTACTTAGTTCCAATTTATGCTCCCTGAGATCTGATGTGGAcag GCTTGCTTTTTCATGTATATGGGAGATGAACCATAAGGCTGAAATTCTAAAAACCAGATTTACAAAAAGTGTTATCAAATCCAAG GCTTCTCTTACATATGCCGAAGCACAGATGAGAATTGATTCAGCAACTATGAACGATGATATTACCACCAGCCTACGTAAACTAAACAAATTAGCAAAAATtatgaagaagagaagaattGATAATGG AGCCTTGACACTTTCCTCACCAGAAGTTCGTTTCCACATGGACAGTGAAACTCATGATCCTATTGATCTGCAGACTAAGGAGCTAAa AGAAACAAATTCCATGGTTGAAGAGTTCATGTTGCTTGCCAATATTTCTGTGGCACAAAAAATTCACAGTGAGTTCCCAGAGTTTGCCTTGCTCCGGAAacatcctgctcctcctccatcAAATTATGACATCCTTGTGAAGGCTGCAAAGTCCAAG AATTTGGAAATTAAGACAGATTCAGCAAAGGCTTTAGCTGAATCATTGGACAAAGCAGAATCTCCTACATTCCCATATCTAAATACACTGCTGCGAATTTTGACCACTCGCTGCATGATGCAAGCTGTTTATTTCTGCTCCGGAATGGATAATGATTTTCATCACTATGGTTTAGCTTCACCTATTTATACCCACTTTACCTCACCTATTagaag GTATGCTGACATCATAGTACATCGACTTTTGGCAGTGGCCATCGGAGCAGATGATACTTACCCAGAACTTAGAGATAAACATAAAATAgcagatatgtgcaaaaatctCAATTACAGACATAAAATGGCTCAATATGCACAAAGAGCATCTGTTGCATTCCATACACAG CTGTTCTTCAAAAGCAAAGGAGTAGTGAATGAAGATGCATATATAttatttgtaagaaaaaatgCAATTGTGGTTCTGATTCCCAAGTATGGGCTAGAAGGAACAGtcttctttgaagaaaaaggtAAACCAACACCAAGACTGGATTACAACAATGAG GTACCATCATTGACTGTGGAAGACACAACATTATGTGTATTTGATAAAGTTAAGGTGAACATTATGTTAGATGCTTCCAACATCCAACATCAGAAAATTCAGATGGTGTTGGTAGAACCAAAG ATACAAGGAAATGATGTGCCTGCAAATCTGTCTACGGAGACAAGCAGCAACAGTGAaccagagaagaagaaaaggaagctaCAAAAATAG